A single region of the Rhodococcus sp. W8901 genome encodes:
- a CDS encoding ATP-binding cassette domain-containing protein, whose protein sequence is MTELLPAEEQTGKGVEIVLDDVVKQYPGQGVAAVDGVSMTIPAGEIVVFVGPSGCGKTTTMRMINRLIEPTSGTITIAGRDTHSIDPDRLRRGIGYSIQQAGLFPHLTVAKNVATVPGLVGWDRKRIAERTDEMLDLVGLDPDTYRDRFPRQLSGGQQQRVGVARALAADPPVLLMDEPFGAVDPITRGLLQDELMRLQSELGKTIVFVTHDFNEAVKLGDRIAVLGSQSHIMQYDTPEAILANPANDMVAGFVGADASLKQLTLTRVRDVEMTDCPTAYRDGSVADLRRALAQQDAHWGLILDHRDRPLRWVSPAQLASAASLQDIGEPVGELVSVQSTLQDALEALLVQSSASAAVTGRRGEFVGLITIDTLVQALQEMREEHADDHVDAQNSTAGAAEDSSK, encoded by the coding sequence GTGACTGAACTGCTACCCGCCGAAGAACAGACCGGCAAGGGCGTCGAGATCGTGCTCGACGACGTCGTCAAGCAGTACCCCGGGCAGGGCGTTGCCGCCGTCGACGGGGTGTCGATGACCATTCCCGCCGGCGAGATCGTCGTGTTCGTGGGGCCGTCGGGCTGCGGGAAGACCACCACGATGCGGATGATCAACCGGCTCATCGAGCCGACGTCGGGCACCATCACGATCGCCGGCCGCGACACCCATTCGATCGATCCGGACCGGCTGCGGCGGGGGATCGGCTACTCGATCCAGCAGGCCGGGCTGTTCCCGCATCTCACGGTGGCCAAGAACGTGGCCACCGTCCCGGGCCTGGTCGGGTGGGACAGGAAGCGCATCGCCGAGCGCACCGACGAGATGCTCGACCTGGTGGGCCTCGATCCCGATACCTATCGGGACCGGTTCCCGCGCCAGCTCTCCGGCGGTCAGCAGCAACGTGTCGGGGTGGCCCGGGCCCTGGCCGCCGACCCTCCGGTGCTGCTGATGGACGAGCCGTTCGGGGCCGTGGATCCGATCACGCGCGGGCTGTTGCAGGACGAGCTGATGCGCCTGCAGTCCGAGCTCGGCAAGACCATCGTGTTCGTCACCCACGACTTCAACGAGGCGGTCAAGCTCGGCGATCGGATTGCCGTGCTGGGCAGTCAGTCCCACATCATGCAGTACGACACTCCCGAGGCGATCCTGGCGAATCCCGCCAACGACATGGTCGCCGGGTTCGTGGGGGCGGACGCCTCGCTCAAGCAGCTCACGCTCACCCGGGTCCGGGACGTCGAGATGACGGACTGTCCCACCGCGTACCGGGACGGCTCCGTGGCCGACCTGCGCCGGGCGCTCGCGCAACAGGACGCCCACTGGGGGCTGATCCTGGACCACCGCGACCGACCGCTGCGATGGGTGTCCCCGGCGCAGCTCGCGTCGGCGGCGTCGTTGCAGGACATCGGCGAACCGGTGGGCGAGCTGGTGTCGGTGCAGTCGACGCTGCAGGACGCGCTCGAGGCGCTGCTGGTGCAGAGCAGCGCGTCGGCGGCGGTCACCGGCCGGCGCGGCGAGTTCGTCGGGCTCATCACGATCGACACCCTGGTGCAGGCGCTGCAGGAGATGCGCGAGGAACACGCCGACGATCATGTCGACGCCCAGAACAGCACTGCCGGCGCGGCGGAGGACTCGTCGAAATGA
- a CDS encoding ABC transporter permease yields MDFQTLWDFVFERRQQLLTDSYLHVSAVVQSVVIAGIIAVLIGIAVYRSPIGSAVATGLASTILTLPSFALLGLLIPILGLGVAPTVTALVLYALLPIIRNTIIGLASVDPAITDAARGVGMNRLRVLGRIELPLAWPSILAGIRVSTQMLMGILAIAAYAKGPGLGNLIFSGLSRVGSPTAVPQALTGTVLIVILALVLDGLLVLVGRLTTSRGIRD; encoded by the coding sequence TTGGATTTCCAGACCTTGTGGGATTTCGTGTTCGAGCGGCGCCAGCAGCTGCTCACGGACTCGTACCTCCACGTCAGTGCCGTCGTCCAGTCGGTGGTCATCGCCGGGATCATCGCGGTCCTGATCGGGATTGCCGTCTACCGGAGTCCCATCGGGTCGGCGGTCGCGACGGGTTTGGCGAGCACGATCCTGACGTTGCCGTCGTTCGCCCTGTTGGGCCTGCTCATCCCGATTCTCGGGCTGGGCGTCGCGCCCACGGTGACGGCTCTGGTGCTGTACGCGCTGCTGCCGATCATCCGCAACACGATCATCGGCCTCGCGTCGGTCGATCCCGCGATCACCGACGCGGCCCGCGGGGTGGGGATGAACCGGTTGCGCGTCCTGGGCCGGATCGAACTGCCGCTGGCCTGGCCGTCGATCCTGGCCGGCATCCGGGTCAGCACCCAGATGCTGATGGGCATCCTCGCGATCGCGGCCTACGCCAAGGGCCCGGGCCTGGGAAACCTGATCTTCTCCGGGTTGTCCCGCGTCGGCAGCCCCACCGCGGTGCCGCAGGCGCTCACCGGAACCGTGCTCATCGTCATTCTCGCGCTCGTTCTCGACGGACTGTTGGTCCTCGTCGGGCGCCTCACCACCTCCAGGGGGATCCGTGACTGA
- a CDS encoding RNHCP domain-containing protein, translating into MARRNIGAGRRQRGKPVHRDGPARRGSSFRCVGCGLDVPMRAPGTAHRNHCPHCLCSRHVDRTVPGDRASSCRGRMDPISITVRDGGEWVIIHRCAGCGWIGSNRSAGDDSSLALVRIAVRPIARSGLLFGHER; encoded by the coding sequence ATGGCACGCAGGAACATCGGAGCCGGACGACGGCAACGCGGCAAGCCGGTGCACAGGGACGGCCCGGCGCGGCGCGGCTCGTCGTTCCGGTGCGTCGGGTGCGGGCTGGACGTGCCGATGCGCGCGCCCGGCACCGCTCATCGCAACCATTGTCCGCACTGTCTGTGCAGTCGGCACGTGGACCGGACCGTACCCGGCGACCGCGCGTCGTCGTGTCGGGGCCGGATGGACCCCATCTCGATCACCGTGCGTGACGGTGGCGAATGGGTGATCATCCACCGCTGTGCCGGCTGCGGGTGGATCGGTTCGAACCGGTCGGCCGGGGACGACAGTTCGCTGGCGTTGGTACGGATCGCGGTTCGTCCGATCGCGCGCAGCGGACTGCTCTTCGGTCACGAACGCTGA
- a CDS encoding RNHCP domain-containing protein, producing MSHRGTPISHLSTFTCIRCGLAVSRATPDAGPRTHCPNCLAGKHGSTAEQRCGSRTHPIAIAVLRDGDWMLIHRCTGCDRLSASPVAGDDNQLLLVRIAVKPLAQPPFPLEHLAQL from the coding sequence GTGTCCCATCGAGGCACACCAATTTCACATCTCTCGACCTTCACCTGCATCCGCTGCGGACTCGCCGTGTCCCGGGCGACGCCGGACGCGGGCCCGCGCACGCACTGTCCGAACTGCCTGGCGGGCAAGCACGGCTCGACCGCCGAGCAGCGCTGCGGTTCGCGGACCCACCCGATCGCCATCGCCGTGCTCCGCGACGGTGACTGGATGCTGATCCATCGCTGCACCGGTTGCGACCGGTTGTCGGCCAGCCCGGTGGCCGGCGACGACAACCAGTTGCTGCTGGTGCGGATCGCGGTGAAACCCTTGGCGCAGCCGCCGTTCCCGCTCGAGCACCTCGCCCAGTTGTAG
- a CDS encoding lipopolysaccharide assembly protein LapA domain-containing protein, giving the protein MTTQKSDSILTRVSPTQWAALALAVLAIIFVAQNRHDVSISLFFISVTAPLWLTLLVIFAIGWLVGMLTTRRRKSSKG; this is encoded by the coding sequence ATGACCACCCAGAAGTCCGATTCGATCCTGACCCGCGTATCACCGACCCAGTGGGCCGCGCTCGCGCTCGCCGTCCTCGCGATCATCTTCGTCGCCCAGAATCGGCACGACGTATCGATCTCGCTGTTCTTCATCTCGGTGACGGCGCCGCTGTGGTTGACGCTGCTCGTCATCTTCGCGATCGGGTGGCTCGTGGGGATGCTCACCACGCGGCGGCGCAAGTCGTCGAAGGGCTGA
- a CDS encoding DUF4261 domain-containing protein, giving the protein MPTLAMLFQDRLDADVTEGALAAQLQLDWPDVDFSGLAVGGDESADRDAPMCLDLDGKMIALLTVPSPAGDDVAEIVEHSRLWPNEVPAPADYSAHTIVTVLGRGDGHEDAIADAVLLSRVVASIIALTDTVRAVYFGSADHVVLPALFRDLMLDTLPEPSLLAWVAINIGERPDGVMTGHTRGLDMLGLPDVEIPETPESAEDTFDRLTSIASYLVEQGPVINDGDTIGTTEAAEIVVDHSPSAFDPDRTVLRLKFDADRSKRKRGWFSRRR; this is encoded by the coding sequence ATGCCCACGCTCGCGATGCTGTTCCAGGACCGACTCGACGCCGATGTCACCGAAGGAGCCCTGGCTGCGCAACTGCAGCTGGACTGGCCCGACGTCGACTTCTCCGGGCTGGCCGTCGGCGGGGACGAGTCCGCCGACCGTGATGCGCCGATGTGTCTCGACCTGGACGGCAAGATGATCGCGTTGCTGACGGTCCCGTCCCCGGCGGGTGACGACGTCGCCGAGATCGTCGAGCACAGCCGCCTGTGGCCGAACGAGGTACCCGCGCCGGCGGACTACTCGGCACACACGATTGTCACTGTCCTCGGCCGAGGGGACGGACACGAGGACGCGATCGCGGACGCCGTGTTGTTGTCCCGCGTCGTTGCGTCGATCATCGCGCTCACCGACACCGTTCGCGCTGTGTACTTCGGCAGTGCCGATCACGTCGTCCTGCCGGCGTTGTTCCGCGATCTCATGCTGGACACGCTGCCCGAGCCGTCGTTGCTTGCATGGGTCGCGATCAACATCGGTGAGCGCCCGGACGGCGTGATGACCGGCCACACACGGGGTCTCGACATGCTCGGCCTCCCGGACGTCGAAATCCCGGAGACCCCCGAGTCCGCCGAGGACACCTTCGACCGCCTCACGAGCATCGCCTCGTACCTTGTCGAGCAAGGACCCGTCATCAACGACGGCGACACGATCGGCACCACCGAAGCCGCCGAGATCGTCGTCGACCACTCCCCGAGCGCCTTCGACCCCGACCGGACCGTCCTCCGCCTGAAGTTCGATGCCGACCGGAGCAAACGCAAGCGGGGGTGGTTCAGCCGTCGACGCTGA
- a CDS encoding TetR/AcrR family transcriptional regulator produces MGETGAGRGRPRDRERHRAVLAAATELLIDDGYEALTLAAVARRAGVGRPLLYQWWGSKAALVQEVLFRAEPLSARAVPADATFAETFTAMVRDMVALHALPQYRRGLPGLIGDMVADPALQEAAERRFIEPVRARYVEVFRRAIDSGEVRADVDGGAVLDTLRGAVTMLILTRPSWSEADLVEYLVRLVLDGVRPT; encoded by the coding sequence GTGGGCGAGACAGGTGCGGGGCGGGGTCGTCCCCGCGACCGCGAGCGGCATCGTGCGGTGCTCGCCGCCGCCACCGAGTTGCTGATCGACGACGGCTACGAGGCGCTCACCCTCGCGGCGGTGGCCCGGCGGGCCGGCGTCGGGCGGCCGCTGCTCTACCAGTGGTGGGGCTCCAAGGCGGCACTGGTGCAGGAGGTGCTGTTCCGTGCCGAACCGCTCTCGGCGCGTGCGGTTCCCGCCGACGCGACCTTCGCGGAGACGTTCACCGCCATGGTGCGGGACATGGTGGCGCTGCACGCCCTGCCCCAGTACCGCCGGGGGCTGCCCGGACTCATCGGAGACATGGTCGCCGACCCGGCGTTGCAGGAGGCCGCCGAACGCCGGTTCATCGAGCCGGTACGGGCCCGGTACGTCGAGGTGTTCCGTCGCGCAATCGATTCCGGAGAGGTACGCGCCGACGTGGACGGCGGTGCGGTGCTCGACACCCTGCGCGGAGCCGTCACGATGCTGATCCTCACGCGGCCGTCGTGGAGCGAGGCCGACCTCGTCGAGTACCTGGTTCGGCTGGTACTGGACGGGGTGCGCCCAACCTAG
- a CDS encoding enoyl-CoA hydratase/isomerase family protein — protein MPLIDVSRPNPAVTVLTLNRPERLNALSYALVEELHAALTELEYDNSCRVVILTGAGRGFSAGLDLKDSTHVAPTAAGLTGPAAGMRTQEYIASLVPRLQRLPQTVIAAVNGPAFGGGLALAAACDLRIAGASARFGVQFVKVGVSGCDIGISYTLPRLIGAGRATELITTAREFDATEAERIGFVTRIAPDDELLDAALELARTLCNHSPFALSMTKQVLAANSSAGSVDAAIALENRTQILAGTGGEFAEAAAAFIERRQPAWVDTGDRP, from the coding sequence ATGCCTTTGATCGACGTTTCCCGGCCCAACCCGGCCGTCACGGTGCTCACCCTCAACCGCCCCGAGCGGCTCAACGCGCTCAGCTACGCCCTCGTCGAGGAACTGCACGCCGCGCTCACCGAGCTCGAGTACGACAACTCGTGCCGCGTCGTGATCCTCACCGGGGCGGGACGCGGCTTCAGCGCCGGCCTGGACCTCAAGGACTCGACGCACGTGGCGCCCACCGCAGCCGGACTCACCGGACCCGCGGCCGGGATGCGCACCCAGGAGTACATCGCCTCGCTGGTCCCCCGTCTGCAACGGCTCCCGCAGACGGTGATCGCGGCGGTCAACGGGCCCGCCTTCGGTGGCGGTCTGGCTCTGGCCGCGGCGTGCGACCTGCGGATCGCCGGGGCGTCGGCGCGCTTCGGGGTGCAGTTCGTCAAGGTCGGAGTCTCCGGCTGCGACATCGGCATCAGCTACACGCTGCCACGGCTGATAGGCGCGGGACGTGCCACCGAACTGATCACCACGGCACGGGAGTTCGACGCCACGGAGGCCGAGCGCATCGGATTCGTCACGCGCATCGCGCCCGACGACGAACTGCTCGACGCGGCCCTCGAACTCGCGCGGACGCTCTGCAACCACAGCCCGTTCGCCCTGTCCATGACCAAGCAGGTCCTCGCCGCGAACTCGTCGGCGGGCAGCGTCGACGCGGCGATCGCACTCGAGAACCGCACCCAGATCCTGGCCGGCACCGGCGGCGAGTTCGCCGAGGCCGCAGCCGCATTCATCGAACGCAGACAGCCCGCCTGGGTGGACACAGGAGACCGACCGTGA
- a CDS encoding SDR family NAD(P)-dependent oxidoreductase yields the protein MNRDKLNRLFDLTGRTAVVTGGTRGIGLVLAEAYVAAGANVVVASRKAEACARAVQHLKDMGGNALGVPTHLGELDDLSTLVDRSVDTFGGIDILVNAAANPLTQPLGAFTPDAWTKSYDVNLRGPVFLTQAALPHLEASPHAAVLNVISVGAFMFSPGVAMYAGAKSALLSFTRSMAADFAPRGIRVNALAPGSVDTDMVRNNPPEAIEAMRTISLQKRIAEPDEMVGPALLLTSDAGSYITGQVIIADGGTVVH from the coding sequence GTGAATCGCGACAAACTGAATCGCCTCTTCGACCTCACCGGCCGTACCGCCGTCGTCACCGGTGGCACCCGCGGCATCGGGCTCGTCCTCGCCGAGGCCTACGTGGCCGCGGGCGCGAACGTGGTGGTGGCCAGCCGCAAGGCGGAGGCGTGCGCGCGCGCCGTACAGCATCTGAAGGACATGGGCGGCAACGCACTCGGGGTGCCCACCCATCTCGGCGAACTGGACGACCTCTCGACGCTGGTCGATCGTTCGGTCGACACCTTCGGAGGGATCGACATCCTCGTCAACGCGGCCGCGAACCCGCTCACGCAGCCGCTGGGAGCGTTCACGCCCGACGCGTGGACCAAGTCCTACGACGTCAACCTGCGCGGCCCGGTGTTCCTCACCCAGGCCGCACTGCCGCACCTCGAGGCCAGCCCGCACGCGGCCGTCCTCAACGTGATCTCGGTGGGCGCGTTCATGTTCTCGCCGGGCGTCGCGATGTACGCGGGTGCCAAGAGCGCCCTGCTGTCGTTCACCCGGTCGATGGCGGCGGACTTCGCGCCCCGCGGGATCCGGGTCAATGCGCTCGCCCCCGGATCCGTCGACACCGACATGGTCCGCAACAATCCGCCCGAGGCCATCGAGGCGATGCGCACGATATCGCTGCAGAAGCGGATCGCCGAGCCCGACGAGATGGTCGGTCCCGCACTGCTCCTCACGTCCGATGCCGGCAGCTACATCACCGGGCAGGTGATCATCGCGGACGGCGGAACCGTCGTGCACTGA
- a CDS encoding SDR family NAD(P)-dependent oxidoreductase, producing MARLDGKIAIITGAAQGMGAATARLFVAEGARVALGDVLEDKGRALAEELGDATFFAPLDVSSEASWTAFADQTVERFGGLDILVNNAGVMHWSPIEDIDVAKTERLLDINVLGNLLGAKTVVPTMKRAGRGVIVNISSVDGLRGVNGLAAYTASKWAVRGLTKALAYELGPAGIRVCSVHPGGVDTTLGNPGGLRGDDLQSKYTGVPLQRIGESEDIARATLFVASDEASYISGAELAVDGGWSAGTYYPGLPGTPAALLP from the coding sequence ATGGCACGGCTCGACGGCAAGATCGCGATCATCACGGGCGCAGCGCAGGGCATGGGCGCCGCGACGGCCCGCCTCTTCGTCGCGGAGGGCGCTCGTGTCGCGCTCGGCGACGTGCTAGAGGACAAGGGCCGCGCGCTGGCCGAGGAACTGGGCGACGCGACGTTCTTCGCGCCCCTCGACGTGAGCAGCGAGGCGTCGTGGACCGCATTCGCCGACCAAACGGTCGAACGATTCGGCGGCCTGGACATTCTGGTCAACAACGCCGGCGTCATGCACTGGTCCCCGATCGAGGACATCGACGTCGCGAAGACCGAGCGCCTGCTGGACATCAACGTCCTCGGAAACCTGCTGGGCGCCAAGACCGTCGTTCCGACGATGAAGCGCGCCGGTCGCGGCGTGATCGTCAACATCTCGTCGGTGGACGGCCTGCGCGGCGTCAACGGGCTCGCCGCCTACACCGCCAGCAAGTGGGCGGTCCGCGGGCTCACGAAGGCGCTCGCCTACGAACTCGGCCCGGCCGGCATCCGGGTGTGCTCGGTGCACCCGGGCGGGGTGGACACCACGCTCGGCAATCCCGGCGGCCTCCGCGGCGACGACCTGCAGAGCAAGTACACCGGTGTGCCGCTGCAGCGCATCGGCGAATCCGAGGACATCGCGCGGGCCACCCTGTTCGTCGCGAGCGACGAGGCGTCGTACATCTCGGGCGCCGAACTGGCCGTCGACGGCGGCTGGTCGGCGGGCACCTACTACCCGGGTCTGCCGGGCACCCCGGCGGCGCTGCTCCCCTGA
- a CDS encoding MFS transporter encodes MSSEIAPPVSTPSTTPTGRVRRIHPAWPAAAVAFLALVGAAAFRAAPSVLIDPLHDDFGWSRASISAAVSVNLVLYGLTAPFAAALMERFGIRKVVTAALALIALGSGLTVFMTTTWQLVLLWGVLVGLGTGSMALAFVATVTDRWFVARRGLVTGILTAGGAAGQLVFLPVLATLAERYDWQTVSVTVSFAALAVVPLVLLFLRNRPEDVGTTPYGAPADYVRPATPDAPGGAVGRALGVLRSAARTRVFWLLAGTFAICGASTNGLVGTHFVPAAHDHGMPVTAAASLLAVIGIFDLVGTIASGWFTDRFDARKLLGIYYLLRGISLMVLPLLFAQTVHPPMIAFIIFYGLDWVATVPPTVALCRKHFGADGPIVFGWVLASHQIGAGLVAFLAGLVRDRFGGYDAAFFVAGGLCAIAAGMALAIAKSPRR; translated from the coding sequence GTGAGTTCCGAGATCGCCCCGCCCGTATCCACCCCGAGCACCACCCCGACCGGGCGCGTACGTCGGATCCACCCGGCCTGGCCCGCGGCCGCCGTCGCCTTCCTGGCGCTGGTGGGCGCCGCCGCATTCCGGGCGGCACCGTCGGTGCTCATCGACCCGCTGCACGACGACTTCGGCTGGTCCCGGGCGAGTATCTCGGCGGCCGTGTCGGTGAACCTGGTGCTGTACGGGCTGACGGCGCCGTTCGCGGCGGCGCTGATGGAGCGGTTCGGCATCCGGAAGGTCGTGACCGCCGCGCTGGCGCTGATCGCGCTCGGCAGCGGCCTGACCGTGTTCATGACCACGACGTGGCAGCTGGTGCTGCTGTGGGGCGTGCTGGTGGGCCTCGGCACCGGATCGATGGCACTCGCCTTCGTGGCAACGGTGACCGACCGCTGGTTCGTCGCACGCCGCGGACTGGTCACCGGCATTCTCACCGCCGGCGGCGCGGCCGGGCAGCTGGTGTTCCTGCCCGTCCTCGCGACGCTGGCCGAGCGCTACGACTGGCAGACGGTGTCGGTGACGGTGTCGTTCGCCGCGCTGGCCGTGGTGCCACTGGTACTGCTGTTCCTGCGCAACCGTCCCGAGGACGTCGGCACCACGCCGTACGGCGCCCCCGCCGACTACGTGCGGCCCGCGACTCCGGACGCACCCGGCGGCGCGGTCGGCCGGGCGCTCGGCGTCCTCCGCTCGGCCGCCCGCACCCGCGTGTTCTGGCTGCTGGCAGGCACGTTCGCGATCTGCGGCGCCAGCACCAACGGACTGGTCGGCACTCATTTCGTCCCGGCCGCGCACGACCACGGCATGCCCGTGACGGCGGCCGCGAGCCTGCTCGCGGTGATCGGCATCTTCGACCTGGTCGGCACCATCGCGTCGGGCTGGTTCACCGACCGCTTCGACGCCCGCAAGCTCCTCGGCATCTACTATCTACTGCGCGGCATCTCACTGATGGTGCTGCCGCTGCTGTTCGCACAGACCGTGCACCCGCCGATGATCGCGTTCATCATCTTCTACGGCCTCGACTGGGTGGCCACCGTGCCGCCCACCGTCGCGCTGTGCCGCAAGCACTTCGGCGCCGACGGCCCCATCGTGTTCGGCTGGGTGCTGGCGTCGCACCAGATCGGCGCCGGACTGGTCGCGTTCCTGGCCGGACTGGTCCGCGACCGCTTCGGCGGCTACGACGCCGCCTTCTTCGTCGCCGGCGGGCTGTGCGCGATCGCGGCGGGGATGGCCCTCGCGATCGCGAAGTCACCGCGACGCTGA
- a CDS encoding maleylpyruvate isomerase family mycothiol-dependent enzyme produces the protein MNETTDASIQAMIAAERGEMADLLAALPADLWNRQTLCEGWRVREVIAHTTMPYRYSTPRIVLGIVMAGGNFNRFSDRAARRDAEALASDRLVSCLRENVHHPWKPPGGGFAGALSHDVIHGLDITVGLGLDRQVPLERLQLVLDGVTPKNLKYFGVDLDGVELRATDLDFTLGSGSPVTGSAQDVLLAVSGRKLPPGHLHGVQAHRFTRS, from the coding sequence ATGAACGAGACCACCGACGCGAGCATCCAGGCGATGATCGCCGCCGAACGCGGAGAGATGGCGGACCTGCTGGCCGCGCTCCCGGCGGACCTGTGGAATCGCCAGACGCTGTGTGAGGGCTGGCGGGTCCGCGAGGTGATTGCCCACACGACGATGCCGTACCGCTACTCGACGCCACGCATCGTCCTGGGAATCGTCATGGCGGGAGGCAACTTCAACCGCTTCTCCGACCGGGCGGCGCGACGCGACGCCGAGGCACTCGCCTCCGACCGACTCGTCTCGTGTCTGCGGGAGAACGTCCACCACCCGTGGAAGCCCCCGGGCGGCGGGTTCGCCGGCGCGCTGTCCCACGACGTCATCCACGGCCTCGACATCACCGTCGGGCTCGGACTCGACCGGCAGGTGCCGCTCGAGCGGTTGCAACTGGTCCTCGACGGGGTGACGCCGAAGAACCTGAAGTACTTCGGCGTGGACCTCGACGGCGTCGAGCTGCGCGCCACCGACCTGGACTTCACGCTCGGCTCGGGCAGCCCCGTCACCGGATCTGCGCAGGACGTCCTGCTCGCCGTCAGCGGGCGCAAACTGCCGCCCGGTCATCTGCACGGTGTGCAGGCGCACCGATTCACGCGGAGCTGA
- a CDS encoding NADP-dependent oxidoreductase, whose translation MAKTVVANAYGGPEVLEVVDRDIPPPESGQVVVQMRAIGVNPVDYKLYNGSFGHDPARLPVRPGVEGAGVVIAVGDDVDAVRVGDEVIAYAGEGAYAEQVVLPAEDVLPKPDALSWESAAGLLVAGGTAIDALTVTGVGEGDVVVIQGAAGGVGELAVQLAVARGAVVVGVAWERHHDFLRTLGALPVLPGEGLPERISAIAPDGVDAVIDTVGSDEAVDASLALGAPRDRIVTIVAFGRAEQDGFLSIGGGNENSARIRREARPLLVDMAGDGGLDVAVGTRFALVDAAEAHRALRKPHARGKFVLLP comes from the coding sequence ATGGCGAAAACCGTGGTCGCGAACGCGTACGGAGGGCCGGAGGTCCTCGAAGTGGTCGATCGGGACATCCCGCCGCCCGAGTCCGGGCAGGTGGTGGTGCAGATGAGGGCGATCGGGGTGAATCCGGTCGACTACAAGCTCTACAACGGCAGTTTCGGACATGACCCAGCGCGACTGCCCGTCCGTCCGGGCGTCGAAGGCGCCGGCGTCGTCATCGCGGTCGGTGACGACGTCGACGCGGTTCGCGTCGGCGACGAGGTGATCGCGTACGCCGGGGAAGGCGCCTACGCCGAGCAGGTGGTGCTGCCGGCGGAAGACGTTCTGCCCAAACCGGACGCGTTGTCGTGGGAGTCGGCGGCGGGCCTGCTCGTAGCGGGCGGAACCGCCATCGACGCACTCACGGTGACCGGTGTCGGGGAGGGCGATGTCGTCGTCATCCAGGGCGCTGCCGGCGGGGTCGGCGAGTTGGCCGTGCAGTTGGCGGTCGCACGGGGTGCGGTGGTAGTCGGGGTGGCATGGGAGAGGCACCACGACTTCCTCCGCACCCTGGGGGCGCTGCCGGTGCTGCCCGGCGAGGGGTTGCCCGAGAGGATCAGCGCGATCGCCCCCGACGGGGTGGACGCGGTGATCGACACGGTCGGTAGCGACGAGGCTGTCGACGCGTCGCTCGCGTTGGGAGCCCCGCGGGACCGGATCGTCACCATCGTCGCGTTCGGCCGGGCGGAGCAGGACGGCTTCCTGTCGATCGGCGGGGGAAACGAGAACAGCGCGAGGATTCGCCGTGAAGCCCGCCCGCTGCTGGTGGACATGGCCGGCGACGGTGGTCTCGACGTCGCCGTCGGAACCAGGTTCGCTCTCGTCGACGCGGCCGAAGCGCACCGGGCGCTCCGGAAACCGCATGCGCGTGGGAAGTTCGTGCTCCTGCCCTGA